Sequence from the Parvicella tangerina genome:
TTTAGAGGTGAAGCACTAGCTTCAATTGCGGCCGTAGCTCAGGTTGAACTCAAAACACGTCAGCATGATGTAGAGTTGGGTAATAAACTGAAAATTGAGGGAAGTAAGGTAATTGAGCAAGATCATATAAGTTGTCCAGTTGGGTCTAACTTTATGGTGAAAAACCTCTTTTTCAATGTTCCTGCGAGAAGAAATTTCCTGAAGTCTAATGCGGTAGAAACGCGTCATATCATAGATGAAATAGAGCGTGTTGCATTGGCGCATCCAGATGTTCATTTTACATTTCATAACAATGGCTCAGAAGTGTTTAATCTTCCTCCTGGTAATCACCGACAACGCATTGTCGGGATCTTCGGTAAACGTTATAATGAAAGACTGGTTCCGATTCAGGAAGAAACAACAATCGTCAACTTGTCTGGATATGTTATCAAGCCTGAGTTTTGTAAGCGTACTAGGGGAGAACAATTTTTCTTTGTTAATAATCGATTTATCAAGAATCATTATTTGAACAATGCCGTTAAGCGCGCCTATGATCAGTTGTTGAATAAAGATCAGTACGCTTCTTATTTTATTTTTATGGAGTTAGATCCTAAAACGATCGATATTAATATACACCCTACCAAGACCGAAGTGAAGTTTGAGGATGATAAATCGATGTATGCCATCATCAATAGCGCTGTCAGAAATTCATTGGGTAAGTTTAACATAGCTCCAACCATAGATTTTAATCAGGAGAATTCTTTCAATGTGCCTCCTATTCCAAAGAATAAAGTCATTGTGGAGCCACAGGTAAAAGTAGATCCAACTTTTAATCCTTTTAAGGAAGATGGTTCATCTTCGGGTGGTCAGAGAAGCAGTTCGAGTGGGGGAGGCAATAGTTTTCGCATTCGGCAGTCTGCCCAGCAGATTGAAGCCAATCTTGAAATGCTATCCAATGCCAATGCAGATGCAGAACAACTGAAGATGTCTGACAATATTTCAGACGAATCGAATTTGGAACGAAATTCGACAGGGAAAGTGATGTATGGGGCGGAAAAAACGTCTCAACTACATGGTAAGTACATTCTGACTCAGGTGAGAAGTAGTTTGATCATTATTGATCAGCATCGTGC
This genomic interval carries:
- the mutL gene encoding DNA mismatch repair endonuclease MutL, with product MPDIVKLLSDNIANQIAAGEVVQRPASAIKELLENAIDSGASKVDVVIKDAGKTLMQVIDNGCGMTETDARMAFERHATSKIATSDDLFNIRTKGFRGEALASIAAVAQVELKTRQHDVELGNKLKIEGSKVIEQDHISCPVGSNFMVKNLFFNVPARRNFLKSNAVETRHIIDEIERVALAHPDVHFTFHNNGSEVFNLPPGNHRQRIVGIFGKRYNERLVPIQEETTIVNLSGYVIKPEFCKRTRGEQFFFVNNRFIKNHYLNNAVKRAYDQLLNKDQYASYFIFMELDPKTIDINIHPTKTEVKFEDDKSMYAIINSAVRNSLGKFNIAPTIDFNQENSFNVPPIPKNKVIVEPQVKVDPTFNPFKEDGSSSGGQRSSSSGGGNSFRIRQSAQQIEANLEMLSNANADAEQLKMSDNISDESNLERNSTGKVMYGAEKTSQLHGKYILTQVRSSLIIIDQHRAHCQVLFERFKSMMEQGEVMTQRLLFPQMVELDSSDYGVMMDLLPEVKKLGFDMESLGKNTITINGVPVGMKEDDLGKVVEGFIEQCKDNASLVTKEKDQMAWNLAKSGSIKRGKLLSLEEMNMLIDELFGCASSEYDFKGNKIVVRMEESEIDEKFA